A single Dermacentor albipictus isolate Rhodes 1998 colony chromosome 3, USDA_Dalb.pri_finalv2, whole genome shotgun sequence DNA region contains:
- the Pi4KIIIalpha gene encoding phosphatidylinositol 4-kinase alpha, with product MAVSYSDRRFFFTAVQHLARSLACMRPTPPDKLDNLLRLCPQESSPQGTFRIDQRGQEAVIATGIYFLESGFQYKDKIVPYFLKLLRGLSKAVWLDEIKLNDQERIPVSERFAFCLGTLLSDIAYLCEDLREEIITAQIDFLAVLVNICKSFADAQTPRGSTGKVTLCRAIVPLLIGTARALGRAKASSPPLFCEIFPQPAKVVPSTEDAPRPRSNSNTGNTLPKRRTFNNFRPIIPRSLSELSQLTHKNKSCPEYDDDEFSRRSSLQSQSVSYDPTTYFFTKHGSSYSQIHGTPRIQNPLMLSISKLQTILGLAKKILAKDLLQFLDNQAVEVYSTGQLRLFPYKSFNEVLNLVMLMLLQELLCHQTGHPAPFTKDVQEFVKVLFLNGQTELQSKNHDACEKEDRESNYATANRFKLNVQANAACVDLLVWATTDENGAETLCGFLYDKINSPCNVKLALGHMPLLLVCLEGFGKLAEKFPNIAQTSISTLRDFLVNSSPILTKLHYQNSNSASRTGGAGAAGIGIAESSQASHKSGTLTASMAAYEKLCDTAIENLCRALRVGLQQDPECVQAFLASVSIRLYQAENKDLEPSLVATNTILALGHVAVALKDTPKTTKSILQFFQQKFCQPASPLDSLIIDQLGCMVIAKVDHTVYEEIMKMFTMITVESSSAYNVGSVEDRKQGYRHVSLAVINALANVAASLQGEEDQLELLGTLLELFVQLGLEGRRASEKQAALKASSSAGNLGVLIPVIAVLIRRLPPVIDPKPRLHKLFWDFWLYSVVMGFTSESGLWPREWYDGVREIAAKSPLLVSKEHLRSVLQYNSAIRNDTVSLGELQELKNQILKQLKTEHSQDVSAVVNKLNFSQCTYLLSVLRLETLRVQNMHGENSFHNMVKYMEFSTIQKDKAGMWQCIMAVADKVFMVLLDVMSNKPRKKERDEELEKHATFLLLKFNHPQKQIRRVADKYLSALVDTFPHLLWSGKVLWTMLNILHVLAKSLELDSNELISELPVPGTSYVLTLTDTMEARESIVQDFAARCQGIVQEAVKWAPIITRSHLEEYLACYSYTADGLTQHSGVALAIESVLQFAGLNNYSAPLPSSTLDKWPSCVKNNCSEFVCSMGLRCRFAGEITGLLMDAEDAEDAEVMHKELAARLLSQLKQSWEKKDERMHKECIFRVCALLIHCSGTDRALLHALCWSPVELFTEEAVRGTVSCWQWLLAARPDLELQFLQEMSAAWHMTVDKKIGLFSEDPPQTDPSAAHEGVVLEPKPPFVQPHTIWVRFLAERIETAKYSSLDQVEIFAHILHRSFSVNIGQDKNHCCRHVAAVGTQFRLLTAGLSLLQGDVLPHGIGKSVLRERIYSAALDYFCGPQMCPTQQGADLRDDINVLVKFWLAVHADKKYLKATTISDIWETSTQSNLSVIMNPDLRGSTEVLQSRSTPTGWINTVPLSSNMSTISRRSSAGRGSAIKDASTEVFVRDYLKKRNLILGLLAVEIEFLITWYNPLSTWERSVTGEDAIATWRSQPVIDRSMKDVARLSWETAPCLAIYVPCRFKTSDTIRAEVSRLVQRNPTAVCHLPEALQYLTTPESVLGDHLDLNHMLTWARVSPIKALAYFSRQFPPHPITAQYAVRVLSSFPPDTVLFYIPQIMQAVRYDAMGYVTEFIKTAASKSQLLAHQMIWNMKTNMYLDEEGMQQDPDLYEHFDHIMRHIVNALSGPAKQFYEREFDFFQKITAISGEIRVFPKGAERKKACLTELSKIAVQPGCYLPSNPEAVVIDIDYKSGTPMQSAAKAPFLARFKVCRCGIKELESRAMSVAQTGRPQLSTGNEYWQAAIFKVGDDVRQDMLALQVISLFKNVFNQVGLDLYLFPYRVVATAPGCGVIECVPNAKSRDQLGRQTDIGMYEYFIKKYGDESTTAFREARRNFIKSMAAYSVVGFLLQIKDRHNGNIMLDTDGHIIHIDFGFMFESSPGGNLGFEPDIKLTDEMVMIMGGKMEAAPFRWFMELCVRAYLAVRPYREDIVTLVSLMLDTGLPCFRGQTIKLLRSRFAPLAAEKDAAAYMQKIIRDSFLNFRTRTYDMIQYYQNQIPY from the coding sequence ATGGCGGTTTCCTACAGCGACCGTAGGTTTTTCTTCACCGCTGTGCAGCACTTGGCTCGATCTCTAGCCTGCATGAGGCCGACGCCCCCCGACAAGCTTGATAATTTGCTGCGTCTGTGCCCTCAAGAATCGTCGCCGCAGGGAACATTTCGAATTGACCAACGTGGACAGGAAGCTGTCATTGCTACGGGTATCTACTTTCTCGAATCGGGCTTCCAGTACAAGGACAAGATCGTACCTTATTTTCTCAAACTGCTTCGCGGACTTAGCAAAGCTGTGTGGTTGGATGAAATTAAGCTGAACGATCAAGAACGCATCCCCGTCTCTGAGCGCTTTGCGTTTTGCCTGGGAACTCTGCTGAGTGACATCGCCTACCTTTGCGAAGACCTGCGCGAAGAGATAATCACAGCGCAGATTGACTTCTTGGCGGTGCTTGTGAACATCTGCAAGAGTTTTGCAGACGCGCAGACGCCGCGTGGTAGCACGGGAAAAGTAACCCTATGCCGTGCCATTGTACCCCTGCTCATCGGAACGGCACGGGCGCTTGGCAGAGCAAAGGCTTCGTCGCCGCCTCTCTTCTGCGAGATTTTCCCGCAGCCAGCGAAGGTGGTGCCTTCGACCGAAGATGCGCCACGGCCTCGAAGTAACAGCAATACAGGAAACACGCTGCCAAAACGGCGTACGTTCAACAACTTCAGGCCGATTATTCCACGGTCATTGTCCGAATTAAGCCAACTCACACACAAGAACAAGTCCTGTCCCGAATATGACGATGACGAATTTTCTAGAAGATCGTCGCTTCAAAGTCAGTCTGTAAGTTACGATCCTACAACATATTTTTTTACCAAGCATGGATCCAGCTACTCACAAATACATGGAACACCAAGGATTCAGAACCCACTCATGCTTTCCATCAGCAAGCTGCAAACCATTCTCGGGCTTGCGAAAAAGATCCTTGCAAAAGATCTTCTACAATTTTTGGATAACCAAGCAGTAGAAGTGTACAGCACAGGGCAGTTGAGACTGTTTCCATACAAGTCTTTCAATGAGGTGCTGAACTTAGTGATGTTGATGTTGCTCCAAGAGCTGTTGTGCCATCAGACGGGTCATCCAGCACCTTTTACTAAAGATGTCCAAGAGTTTGTAAAAGTGCTTTTTCTGAATGGACAGACAGAACTGCAGAGCAAAAATCATGATGCCTGTGAAAAAGAAGACAGAGAATCTAACTATGCAACTGCCAACCGATTCAAATTGAATGTGCAAGCTAACGCAGCCTGTGTTGATTTGTTGGTGTGGGCTACTACTGATGAGAATGGAGCTGAGACCTTGTGTGGATTTTTGTATGATAAAATTAACTCGCCATGCAATGTCAAGCTGGCTTTAGGCCACATGCCCTTGTTGCTCGTTTGTCTGGAGGGATTTGGCAAGCTAGCCGAGAAGTTCCCCAACATTGCTCAAACGAGCATATCAACACTACGGGACTTCTTGGTCAACTCATCTCCCATTCTGACAAAGCTCCACTACCAGAACAGCAACTCTGCCTCAAGAACTGGAGGAGCAGGAGCAGCTGGCATTGGTATTGCAGAGTCTTCACAGGCAAGCCACAAGTCAGGGACACTGACTGCTTCTATGGCAGCGTATGAGAAGCTTTGTGACACAGCTATTGAAAACTTATGCAGGGCACTGCGGGTGGGTCTGCAGCAAGATCCTGAATGTGTTCAGGCCTTTCTGGCATCAGTGTCTATCCGGCTGTATCAAGCAGAGAACAAAGACCTTGAGCCTAGTCTTGTAGCCACCAACACGATACTGGCTCTCGGTCATGTTGCAGTAGCACTAAAGGATACCCCAAAAACAACAAAGTCTATTCTTCAGTTCTTCCAGCAAAAGTTCTGCCAGCCTGCATCTCCCCTCGACTCGCTCATCATCGATCAGCTGGGCTGCATGGTGATTGCAAAGGTTGACCACACTGTTTATGAGGAAATCATGAAAATGTTTACCATGATCACTGTGGAGTCCAGCTCAGCGTACAACGTGGGCAGCGTCGAGGACAGAAAGCAAGGCTACCGTCATGTCTCCTTAGCAGTGATAAATGCTTTAGCCAATGTAGCGGCCAGCCTGCAAGGTGAAGAGGATCAGCTGGAACTTTTGGGGACTTTGCTTGAACTGTTTGTACAGTTGGGGTTGGAGGGCCGCAGGGCCAGTGAGAAACAAGCAGCGCTTAAGGCTTCCAGCAGTGCTGGAAACCTAGGAGTCCTAATTCCAGTAATCGCAGTGCTCATTCGGCGCCTTCCCCCAGTCATTGATCCCAAGCCTAGGCTTCATAAATTATTTTGGGACTTCTGGCTCTACTCTGTAGTCATGGGATTTACATCAGAGTCAGGTTTATGGCCGCGAGAATGGTATGATGGTGTTCGCGAGATTGCTGCAAAGTCCCCACTTTTAGTCTCCAAGGAGCACTTGCGCTCAGTACTGCAATACAACTCAGCAATTCGAAATGATACAGTCTCGCTTGGTGAACTGCAAGAGTTGAAGAACCAGATCTTGAAGCAACTCAAGACTGAGCACTCGCAGGATGTAAGTGCTGTTGTGAACAAGCTGAATTTTTCTCAGTGCACCTACTTGCTGTCTGTGCTAAGGCTGGAAACTCTGCGAGTGCAAAACATGCATGGAGAAAACAGCTTCCACAACATGGTAAAGTATATGGAGTTCTCAACAATACAGAAAGATAAAGCAGGTATGTGGCAATGCATCATGGCTGTGGCTGACAAAGTTTTTATGGTTCTGTTAGATGTAATGTCTAACAAGCCCAGGAAGAAGGAGAGGGATGAGGAACTGGAGAAACATGCTACATTTTTGCTTTTGAAGTTCAATCATCCACAAAAGCAAATCAGACGTGTTGCCGACAAGTACCTTTCTGCACTTGTAGATACATTTCCTCATCTGCTTTGGAGTGGAAAGGTACTGTGGACAATGCTCAACATTCTCCATGTTCTGGCCAAATCACTTGAACTAGATTCAAATGAACTGATTTCAGAACTGCCAGTTCCTGGTACTTCGTATGTCCTGACCCTGACAGACACCATGGAAGCGAGGGAAAGCATTGTCCAAGACTTTGCTGCACGATGCCAAGGCATTGTTCAAGAAGCCGTCAAGTGGGCCCCAATCATAACAAGATCACACCTGGAAGAATACTTGGCATGTTACTCGTACACTGCAGATGGTCTCACACAACACAGTGGAGTTGCCTTGGCTATTGAGAGCGTCTTGCAGTTTGCTGGATTAAACAACTACTCTGCACCATTGCCATCATCGACCTTGGACAAATGGCCCAGCTGTGTGAAGAACAACTGCTCGGAATTTGTTTGCTCAATGGGCTTGCGATGCAGATTTGCAGGTGAGATCACAGGACTCCTTATGGATGCAGAAGATGCAGAAGATGCCGAAGTGATGCACAAAGAACTCGCTGCACGGCTCCTGTCTCAGTTGAAGCAGAGCTGGGAAAAGAAGGACGAGCGCATGCACAAAGAATGCATCTTCCGCGTATGTGCACTTCTCATTCACTGTTCTGGTACTGACAGAGCTTTGCTTCATGCACTCTGTTGGTCTCCTGTGGAACTTTTCACAGAGGAGGCAGTGAGAGGCACAGTGTCATGTTGGCAGTGGCTTCTTGCTGCTAGGCCTGACCTAGAGCTTCAGTTTCTCCAAGAAATGTCTGCGGCTTGGCACATGACAGTTGACAAAAAGATAGGCCTGTTTTCAGAAGACCCACCTCAGACAGATCCATCTGCTGCTCATGAGGGAGTGGTACTAGAACCTAAGCCACCATTTGTGCAGCCTCACACTATCTGGGTACGGTTCCTTGCAGAGCGCATTGAAACAGCCAAGTACAGCAGCCTTGATCAAGTTGAAATTTTCGCTCACATTTTACACCGGTCTTTCTCTGTAAACATAGGTCAAGACAAGAACCACTGCTGCCGACATGTTGCTGCAGTTGGTACTCAGTTCCGTTTGTTGACTGCTGGCCTGTCCTTGCTTCAAGGCGATGTCTTGCCCCATGGGATTGGGAAGAGTGTGCTCCGTGAACGGATCTATTCAGCAGCCCTCGATTACTTTTGTGGTCCTCAGATGTGCCCAACACAGCAGGGTGCTGACCTACGTGACGACATCAATGTTCTTGTAAAGTTCTGGTTGGCAGTTCATGCTGACAAGAAGTACCTGAAAGCTACTACGATCTCCGATATTTGGGAAACAAGCACACAGAGCAACCTTTCTGTGATCATGAATCCAGATCTCCGCGGAAGCACGGAAGTGCTCCAGTCACGATCAACTCCAACTGGGTGGATCAACACAGTACCTCTCAGCAGTAACATGTCAACAATATCCCGGAGGTCTTCAGCTGGAAGAGGCTCGGCTATAAAAGACGCATCTACAGAAGTCTTCGTGCGGGACTACCTAAAGAAGCGAAACCTTATTCTTGGTTTACTGGCTGTGGAAATAGAGTTTCTCATCACTTGGTACAACCCACTCTCCACTTGGGAGCGCAGTGTCACTGGAGAGGATGCCATTGCCACTTGGCGAAGCCAGCCTGTCATTGATAGAAGCATGAAGGATGTAGCTAGGCTGTCCTGGGAGACCGCTCCATGTCTGGCTATTTATGTCCCTTGCCGGTTCAAGACTTCAGACACTATTCGTGCAGAAGTCTCCCGCCTTGTGCAGCGAAACCCAACTGCAGTTTGTCATCTTCCCGAGGCACTGCAGTACCTTACAACACCTGAGAGCGTACTTGGTGACCATCTGGACCTAAATCACATGCTGACATGGGCACGTGTCTCACCTATCAAAGCTCTTGCGTACTTCTCAAGGCAATTCCCTCCACATCCAATTACTGCCCAGTATGCAGTCCGTGTACTGTCATCCTTTCCTCCAGACACAGTGCTGTTTTACATACCTCAAATAATGCAAGCAGTCCGCTATGATGCGATGGGGTATGTCACAGAATTTATCAAAACTGCTGCCAGCAAATCTCAGCTCCTTGCACACCAAATGATCTGGAACATGAAGACGAACATGTATCTAGATGAAGAAGGAATGCAGCAGGATCCAGACTTGTATGAGCACTTTGACCACATTATGCGCCATATTGTTAACGCCCTGTCGGGGCCTGCAAAGCAGTTCTATGAAAGAGAATTTGACTTCTTCCAGAAAATCACAGCTATTTCAGGGGAGATCAGAGTGTTTCCCAAAGGTGCAGAACGCAAGAAAGCATGCCTCACTGAACTCTCCAAGATCGCTGTTCAGCCTGGCTGCTACTTACCATCAAATCCAGAGGCCGTTGTCATAGACATTGACTACAAGTCTGGCACCCCAATGCAGAGTGCAGCAAAAGCTCCATTCCTTGCGCGCTTCAAAGTCTGTAGGTGTGGAATCAAGGAGCTAGAGTCTAGGGCAATGAGTGTCGCGCAAACAGGCAGGCCACAACTGAGCACCGGCAATGAGTATTGGCAAGCCGCAATCTTCAAGGTTGGTGATGATGTACGCCAAGATATGTTGGCTCTGCAGGTTATCAGCCTATTCAAAAATGTGTTCAACCAAGTTGGATTAGACCTGTACCTGTTTCCATACAGAGTAGTAGCCACAGCACCTGGTTGCGGTGTGATTGAATGCGTTCCAAATGCAAAGTCTCGTGACCAGCTTGGTCGACAAACGGATATTGGCATGTACGAGTATTTCATCAAGAAGTACGGTGATGAATCAACAACAGCATTCAGAGAAGCCCGTCGGAACTTCATCAAAAGTATGGCAGCCTACAGCGTTGTCGGGTTTCTTCTTCAGATCAAAGATCGTCACAATGGCAACATCATGCTGGATACAGATGGACACATTATTCACATTGACTTTGGCTTCATGTTTGAGAGCTCGCCAGGAGGAAACCTTGGCTTTGAGCCAGATATCAAGCTTACCGATGAAATGGTCATGATCATGGGTGGGAAGATGGAAGCAGCTCCATTCCGTTGGTTCATGGAACTTTGCGTGCGGGCTTACCTGGCAGTGCGACCATATCGTGAGGACATTGTCACATTAGTTTCTCTAATGCTTGACACTGGTCTGCCCTGTTTTAGAGGACAAACAATCAAGCTTTTAAGGTCAAGGTTTGCACCACTTGCTGCTGAGAAGGATGCAGCAGCATACATGCAAAAAATTATCAGGGATTCATTCCTGAACTTCAGGACACGCACTTACGACATGATCCAGTACTATCAAAACCAGATTCCATACTAA
- the LOC139057830 gene encoding uncharacterized protein has translation MYQKQTEWFRFLPSQRLGDQVLAWKQSPQEASALHQHLFNLRTPVRGCVKYVDLEFGSWKQVYEFAVVEEPFPEVSLGIDFLRRSQCVINFEAATLLVGGVRGEKVQLLNAKDISSQSMVALAPRTSVL, from the exons ATGTACCAAAAGCAGACTGAATGGTTCCGATTTCTTCCTTCTCAAAGACTAGGTGATCAGGTGTTGGCTTGGAAGCAGAGTCCACAGGAAGCCAGTGCCCTACACCAACACCTGTTCAATCTCAGGACGCCAGTCAGAGGCTGCGTCAAATATGTGGACTTGGAATTCGGCTCCTGGAAGCAAGTATACGAGTTCGCCGTGG tagaAGAACCTTTTCCAGAAGTCAGCCTTGGAATAGACTTCTTGAGAAGATCGCAG TGCGTCATCAACTTTGAGGCTGCCACATTGCTGGTTGGAGGTGTCAGAGGCGAGAAGGTACAGCTGCTCAATGCCAAAGACATATCATCTCAAAGCATGGTGGCACTAGCACCAAGGACCAGTGTGCTGTAG